The Tamandua tetradactyla isolate mTamTet1 chromosome 8, mTamTet1.pri, whole genome shotgun sequence genome includes a window with the following:
- the POU2AF3 gene encoding POU class 2 homeobox associating factor 3, translating to MIKQTTEHREAKKHWRRMYYQEPCQALNPCSCSIQPPTQLQLITMSEKPKVYQGVRVKITVKELLQQRRAHQAASGETQPSGSSNVHLSDPVTPSPAGLYFEPEPISSTPDYLQPREFSSCVSCDENPSCLDQIFESYLQTDTHLDPLSSSTQSTLHYFPDSFQAAPFCFNQSLTPGSPSDSSTLSGSLDYSYSPAQLSSCVPENYNSPPPLDTRNCGYTSEDCSYHHLPSHAQYNCFSLATSSVCYCASCEAEHLEAVRASECFPYPSTDYVGFAPSAAAASDFYKREANCDICYS from the exons ATGATAAAACAGACCACAGAGCACAGAGAAGCAAAGAAGCATTGGAGAAGGATGTATTATCAG GAGCCCTGCCAGGCGCTGAATCCCTGCAGCTGCAGCATCCAGCCACCGACTCAGCTTCAGCTGATCACGATGTCCG AAAAACCAAAGGTGTATCAAGGTGTCCGAGTGAAGATCACGGTGAAGGAGCTGCTGCAGCAGAGAAGGGCACACCAGGCAGCCTCCGGGGAAACC CAGCCGTCTGGAAGCAGCAACGTCCACCTTTCAGACCCGGTCACACCATCTCCTGCAG GACTGTATTTTGAGCCTGAACCTATTTCTTCCACACCTGATTATCTTCAACCCCGAGAATTTTCCAGTTGTGTTTCTTGTGATGAAAACCCAAGCTGCCTAGACCAGATCTTTGAGTCCTACCTCCAGACAGACACACACCTGGATCCTTTGTCCAGTTCCACACAGAGCACTCTACACTATTTCCCAGACAGCTTCCAGGCTGCCCCTTTCTGCTTTAACCAGAGCCTG ACCCCAGGATCGCCTTCGGATTCCTCCACTCTTTCTGGCTCCTTAGACTACAGCTACTCGCCAGCTCAGCTGTCTTCATGTGTTCCAGAGAATTACAATTCTCCCCCTCCTCTGGACACCAGAAACTGTGGTTATACCTCGGAAGACTGCTCCTACCATCACCTGCCCTCGCACGCCCAGTACAACTGCTTCTCCTTGGCCACTTCCTCGGTCTGTTACTGTGCCTCCTGCGAGGCCGAGCACTTGGAGGCTGTCAGGGCATCAGAGTGTTTTCCCTATCCAAGCACAGACTATGTGGGCTTTGCCCCATCAGCGGCAGCAGCCAGCGATTTCTATAAAAGGGAAGCAAACTGCGACATCTGCTATAGTTAA